One Hyphomicrobiales bacterium genomic window carries:
- the infB gene encoding translation initiation factor IF-2 has protein sequence MSDTNDSGEDKGDEGKKTLSLKRGAGGTVRQSFSHGRTNTVVVEKKRRRFSAPGSTPAPAPEAAPVVETRVAKPKVAAPAPEASAPKKKPEPAAGNSGGAILRHLSNNEQEARARALAFAREREEERVLKEKDEELARNNRAEKEKADAQKRKEAEAKRIAEEEALLAEKLARAEEESSNAAAAVEINPAAPTPKRSVEDRNNKLDDSKGGLKAYERVKVDTPKPARRTEERKRGKLTLANALDDSQRERSLASIKRQREREKARAAAKAPREKISRDVVIPETITIAELANRMSERAVDVVKLLMQQGQMMTANDIIDSDTAQLIAEEMGHKVTRVAESDIEGDLFEDIMNDDDGEALPRPPVVTIMGHVDHGKTSLLDAIRNANVVSGEAGGITQHIGAYQVEQNGSKITFIDTPGHAAFTEMRARGAQSTDIVILVVAADDGVMPQTIEAINHAKAAEVPVIVAVNKIDKPAADPTRVRNELLQHEVFVESMGGEVQEVEVSALKGTNLDQLLDAITLQAELLDLKANVTGSAKGTVVEAKLDKGRGPVATVLVQGGTLRVGDIVVAGACWGKVRALIDDQNQQVTEALPSKPVEVLGYDGAPEAGNRFAVVDSEAKAREITEYRQRQNRDKAMARLTTQRGSLEQMLNKLQTSELAEIPLVLKGDVQGSIEAIISSIDKLATDEVAGRIIHSAVGGITESDVTLASASNAPIIGFNVRASKQARDLAEAEGIEIRYYNIIYDLIDDVKGVMSGMLTPERRETFIGNASILEVFNITKVGKVAGCRVTEGMVERGAGVRLIRDNVVIHEGELSTLKRFKDEVKDVAGGQECGMAFLNYQDMREGDVIECFRVEHVERSL, from the coding sequence ATGAGCGATACGAACGATTCAGGCGAAGATAAAGGCGACGAAGGCAAGAAAACATTGTCTTTGAAACGCGGCGCGGGTGGCACAGTGCGCCAGAGCTTTTCGCATGGGCGCACAAATACTGTGGTAGTTGAAAAGAAACGGCGACGTTTCTCTGCGCCTGGTTCTACACCAGCACCTGCACCAGAGGCTGCACCTGTTGTCGAAACACGGGTGGCAAAGCCTAAGGTTGCTGCGCCGGCCCCCGAGGCATCAGCGCCGAAGAAAAAACCAGAACCTGCGGCTGGGAATTCTGGCGGTGCGATATTACGCCATCTTTCAAATAATGAACAAGAAGCGCGCGCGCGCGCATTGGCCTTTGCCCGCGAACGGGAAGAAGAGCGAGTACTCAAAGAAAAAGACGAAGAATTAGCTCGTAATAACCGGGCAGAAAAAGAAAAAGCCGATGCGCAGAAGCGCAAAGAAGCTGAAGCGAAGCGTATAGCTGAAGAAGAAGCTCTTTTGGCGGAAAAATTAGCCCGCGCGGAGGAAGAATCATCTAATGCCGCCGCTGCAGTTGAAATTAATCCAGCAGCTCCAACACCAAAACGCTCTGTAGAAGATCGCAATAATAAATTGGATGATAGCAAGGGCGGCTTGAAAGCCTATGAGCGAGTAAAAGTAGACACACCCAAACCTGCCCGCCGAACCGAAGAACGCAAACGCGGAAAACTGACGCTCGCCAATGCGCTCGATGATAGTCAGCGCGAACGTTCTCTAGCTTCGATTAAACGTCAGCGCGAACGCGAAAAAGCACGTGCTGCAGCCAAGGCGCCGCGTGAAAAAATCTCACGTGATGTTGTTATTCCAGAGACTATTACGATTGCTGAACTCGCAAACCGTATGTCTGAGCGTGCTGTTGATGTGGTGAAACTGTTAATGCAGCAGGGTCAAATGATGACCGCAAATGACATCATTGATTCAGATACCGCACAGCTGATCGCTGAAGAGATGGGACACAAGGTAACGCGTGTCGCTGAATCTGACATTGAAGGCGATCTGTTTGAAGACATTATGAATGACGACGACGGTGAAGCATTGCCGCGTCCGCCTGTTGTGACAATCATGGGTCACGTAGACCACGGTAAGACGTCACTGCTTGATGCCATTCGTAATGCCAATGTTGTTTCTGGTGAGGCCGGTGGCATCACTCAACATATTGGTGCCTATCAGGTAGAGCAGAACGGCTCTAAGATCACATTTATTGATACACCGGGCCACGCAGCTTTTACGGAAATGCGTGCTCGTGGTGCTCAGTCAACTGATATCGTTATTTTGGTGGTGGCCGCTGATGATGGCGTGATGCCGCAAACTATTGAAGCGATCAATCACGCTAAAGCAGCAGAAGTGCCTGTTATCGTTGCCGTGAACAAAATAGATAAGCCAGCAGCAGACCCAACCCGTGTGCGCAATGAATTGTTGCAGCATGAGGTGTTTGTGGAAAGCATGGGCGGCGAAGTGCAGGAAGTCGAAGTCTCTGCGCTTAAAGGGACCAATCTCGATCAACTTCTTGATGCCATTACACTTCAAGCTGAGCTGCTTGATTTGAAAGCCAATGTAACCGGATCGGCTAAAGGTACTGTCGTTGAAGCTAAGCTCGATAAGGGACGTGGTCCAGTTGCGACCGTGCTGGTGCAAGGCGGTACATTGCGTGTGGGTGACATTGTTGTTGCTGGCGCATGTTGGGGTAAAGTGCGCGCACTTATAGACGACCAAAATCAACAGGTCACCGAGGCATTGCCATCGAAACCGGTTGAGGTTTTGGGCTATGATGGTGCGCCAGAAGCTGGCAATCGTTTTGCGGTTGTAGATTCAGAAGCTAAAGCGCGCGAGATTACGGAATACCGTCAACGCCAAAACCGCGATAAGGCAATGGCGCGTCTAACCACGCAACGCGGTTCTTTGGAGCAGATGCTGAACAAGCTTCAGACCTCTGAATTGGCGGAAATTCCACTTGTTCTCAAAGGGGATGTGCAAGGTTCAATTGAAGCCATCATTAGTTCGATTGATAAGCTTGCGACAGACGAAGTTGCGGGGCGTATCATTCATTCGGCTGTCGGTGGCATCACAGAATCTGACGTGACATTGGCATCAGCATCGAATGCACCGATCATCGGCTTTAATGTTCGTGCCAGTAAACAGGCGCGTGATCTGGCTGAGGCCGAAGGTATCGAAATTCGCTACTATAATATCATCTACGATTTGATTGATGACGTTAAAGGCGTGATGTCAGGCATGTTGACACCAGAACGCCGTGAAACCTTCATCGGTAATGCTTCAATCCTTGAAGTCTTCAACATCACGAAAGTTGGCAAGGTTGCCGGTTGTCGTGTGACAGAAGGTATGGTTGAACGCGGTGCTGGTGTTCGTCTTATTCGCGATAATGTTGTTATCCATGAAGGAGAGCTTTCAACGCTGAAACGCTTTAAAGATGAAGTGAAGGACGTTGCCGGTGGTCAAGAATGCGGCATGGCTTTCCTTAACTATCAGGATATGCGTGAAGGTGATGTGATCGAATGTTTCCGTGTGGAACATGTCGAGCGTTCACTCTAA
- the metK gene encoding methionine adenosyltransferase, with amino-acid sequence MARSSYLFTSESVSEGHPDKVSDRISDGIVDAYFKAAIDEGMDPWQVRVAAETLTTTNKVVIAGEVRGAESVTHELIEELTRDAIKDIGYEQDGFHWKDADIDVLLHSQSVDIAQGVDVGGVKSDDEGEGAGDQGIMFGYACRDTDVLMPAPIHYSHAILKRLAEVRKDGTEPTLEPDAKSQVTVAYENGKPVGVTSIVLSTQHSDENQTSADIQDIVEPYIREVLPQDWITDQTVWHVNPTGKFVIGGPDGDCGLTGRKIIVDTYGGYAPHGGGAFSGKDSTKVDRSAAYVARYLAKNVVAAGIAPWCSLQLSYAIGVAQPLSLYVDMGGKGEVSEEALEKVLGQVMDLSPTGIRKHLDLNKPIYARTAAYGHFGRAPEADGGFSWEKTDLVDALKKAL; translated from the coding sequence GTGGCGCGATCTTCTTATTTGTTTACGAGTGAATCTGTTTCTGAGGGGCATCCTGACAAAGTGTCAGACCGTATTTCAGATGGCATCGTGGATGCTTATTTTAAGGCTGCGATTGATGAGGGTATGGACCCTTGGCAAGTGCGTGTTGCTGCAGAAACCCTGACAACCACCAATAAAGTGGTCATCGCTGGTGAAGTGCGTGGCGCTGAAAGCGTGACCCATGAGCTGATAGAAGAGCTGACGCGTGATGCGATCAAGGATATTGGCTACGAACAAGACGGCTTTCATTGGAAAGACGCAGACATAGATGTGCTTTTGCATTCGCAGTCAGTTGATATTGCACAAGGCGTGGATGTTGGCGGCGTTAAAAGCGACGATGAGGGTGAGGGCGCCGGTGACCAAGGTATTATGTTTGGCTATGCCTGCCGTGATACCGATGTGCTTATGCCAGCTCCTATTCATTATTCCCATGCGATTTTAAAACGTCTGGCTGAAGTGCGTAAAGATGGCACAGAGCCAACGCTTGAGCCTGATGCAAAAAGTCAGGTAACTGTGGCTTATGAAAATGGTAAGCCGGTAGGCGTGACGTCTATTGTGCTATCAACTCAACACAGCGATGAAAATCAGACGTCGGCAGATATTCAAGACATCGTTGAGCCGTATATCCGTGAAGTTTTGCCGCAAGACTGGATAACAGATCAAACCGTTTGGCACGTTAATCCAACCGGAAAATTTGTCATTGGTGGCCCTGATGGGGATTGTGGCTTAACAGGCCGGAAAATTATCGTGGATACTTATGGCGGTTATGCACCTCATGGCGGCGGTGCATTTTCAGGAAAAGATTCAACCAAAGTGGATCGCTCTGCGGCCTATGTTGCGCGCTATCTGGCGAAAAATGTGGTGGCCGCTGGGATCGCGCCTTGGTGCTCTCTCCAGCTTTCATACGCAATTGGCGTTGCGCAGCCTTTATCCCTTTATGTTGATATGGGCGGTAAGGGTGAAGTGAGCGAAGAAGCGCTTGAAAAAGTGCTGGGCCAAGTGATGGATCTGTCACCAACAGGTATTCGTAAGCACCTTGATTTGAATAAACCTATTTATGCCCGCACAGCAGCTTATGGTCACTTTGGCCGCGCTCCTGAGGCGGATGGCGGTTTCTCTTGGGAGAAAACCGACCTTGTGGATGCTTTGAAAAAAGCGCTTTAA
- a CDS encoding RNA-binding protein, with protein MAKQHRKGGSKPDEGENAGKRTCIVHRQVKSSDDMLRFVIDPDSNVVPDLKCILPGRGVWVTATRQDVDLAVQKELFCRAFKRTVVVDKALGDRIEQMLETATLSALGFSAKAGLVVTGFEKVQATLSKNQLRAVIFAFDGAEDGIRKMRSKVKQSVRVKKIAVHQSLRCEQMALALGRSNVIHAALLKGGATDMCLKMMGRLEKFRSAVNKENEDETNI; from the coding sequence ATGGCTAAGCAACATAGAAAAGGTGGTAGTAAGCCGGATGAAGGTGAGAACGCGGGTAAGCGAACCTGCATTGTACATAGGCAAGTAAAGTCATCTGATGATATGCTGCGTTTTGTGATCGATCCTGATAGCAACGTAGTGCCGGATTTGAAATGTATTTTGCCTGGGCGCGGTGTGTGGGTTACGGCTACAAGGCAAGACGTTGACTTGGCTGTGCAAAAAGAATTGTTTTGTCGAGCCTTTAAAAGAACAGTTGTTGTTGATAAGGCATTGGGAGACAGGATTGAGCAGATGCTGGAAACGGCGACCTTGAGTGCACTTGGCTTTAGCGCTAAGGCAGGGTTGGTGGTCACAGGGTTTGAAAAAGTACAGGCGACACTGAGTAAAAATCAACTGCGTGCAGTGATTTTTGCCTTTGATGGCGCCGAAGACGGCATCCGCAAGATGCGGTCAAAAGTGAAACAATCGGTGCGTGTGAAGAAGATCGCAGTGCATCAAAGTTTACGCTGTGAACAAATGGCCTTGGCCTTGGGGCGGTCAAATGTGATACATGCTGCATTACTAAAAGGTGGTGCAACAGATATGTGCTTAAAAATGATGGGCAGACTGGAAAAGTTTCGATCTGCTGTGAATAAAGAAAACGAAGACGAAACAAATATTTAG
- the trmB gene encoding tRNA (guanosine(46)-N7)-methyltransferase TrmB: MIETDNKKTSVRPRKRMGHGEQLARGFFGRRIGKTLNERQAAVMDDCLVRLKIDIERPAPSSLFDIFEANVSSVWMESGFGGGEHLVHRARENPNIGFIGVEPFRNGMAKALVSIEEAQLTNIRVYDEEAASLLDWLPANTLDGFYLLYPDPWPKTRHFKRRFVSPINLDRIARVLKPETEFRVATDIDAYVEWTLEHCEAHPSFTWLDGDEKNALEAWENWPGTRYEEKAIREKRLPRYLTFKRL; encoded by the coding sequence ATGATAGAAACTGACAATAAAAAAACCTCAGTAAGACCGCGCAAGCGCATGGGCCATGGTGAGCAACTTGCACGTGGTTTTTTCGGGCGACGGATAGGCAAAACACTCAATGAGCGTCAAGCAGCGGTGATGGATGATTGTCTTGTGCGCTTGAAGATCGATATTGAGCGCCCCGCGCCTTCATCGCTGTTTGACATTTTCGAGGCGAATGTCAGCTCTGTGTGGATGGAAAGCGGTTTTGGTGGTGGTGAACATCTGGTGCATCGAGCACGAGAAAATCCGAATATTGGCTTTATCGGCGTGGAGCCGTTTCGCAATGGCATGGCAAAAGCACTCGTTTCCATTGAGGAAGCTCAGCTCACAAACATCAGGGTCTATGACGAAGAGGCGGCATCGCTGCTCGATTGGTTGCCAGCAAACACGCTTGATGGATTTTATCTGCTTTATCCTGACCCATGGCCAAAGACACGCCATTTTAAAAGGCGGTTTGTTAGTCCAATAAATCTTGACCGGATCGCCAGAGTTTTGAAGCCCGAGACTGAGTTTCGTGTTGCTACTGATATTGATGCTTATGTGGAATGGACGTTGGAGCATTGTGAGGCGCATCCGTCATTCACATGGCTTGATGGCGACGAGAAAAACGCCCTTGAGGCTTGGGAAAATTGGCCTGGAACACGCTATGAAGAAAAAGCAATTCGAGAGAAGCGCCTACCAAGGTATCTGACATTTAAACGATTGTGA
- a CDS encoding MmcQ/YjbR family DNA-binding protein, producing the protein MTYDEFNDYCGSLKATTYVVQWGGSHVWKVGGKLFAIGGWNKGQAGYTFKVTSLSYDILKEQPGLRPAPYLASRGMKWIQHYAEPGLSDEELKAYLKQSYDLVVAKLTKKMRAELAL; encoded by the coding sequence ATGACCTATGACGAGTTCAATGATTATTGCGGTTCCTTAAAAGCCACCACCTATGTTGTTCAATGGGGAGGCTCTCATGTCTGGAAGGTGGGCGGCAAGCTTTTTGCCATCGGCGGTTGGAATAAGGGGCAAGCTGGATATACATTCAAGGTCACGTCCTTGTCTTATGACATTTTAAAAGAACAGCCAGGCTTGCGTCCGGCTCCTTATCTCGCTTCAAGGGGCATGAAATGGATACAGCATTACGCTGAGCCGGGACTGTCAGATGAAGAGTTGAAAGCCTATCTCAAACAGTCATACGATTTGGTGGTTGCAAAACTAACCAAGAAGATGCGGGCGGAACTGGCGTTATAG
- the nusA gene encoding transcription termination factor NusA produces MAVSANRLELLQIADAVAREKVIDREIVITAMEDAIQKAAKSRYGAETNINAEIDPKTGEIRLQRLLEVVDNLEDSTTQIDIVTAQQQNPAATLGDFIGEPLPPLDFGRIAAQSAKQVIVQKVREAERDRQFDEFKDRIGEIINGTVKRVEYGNVIVDLGRGEAILRRDELIPREAFRYGDRVRAYVQDVRREQRGPQIFLSRNAPEFMTKLFAQEVPEIYDGIIEIRNVARDPGSRAKIAVISNDGSIDPVGACVGMRGSRVQAVVNELQGEKIDIIPWNMDQATFIVNALQPAQVSKVVIDEDQNRIEVVVPDEQLSLAIGRRGQNVRLASQLTGWDIDILTEEDESERRQKEFAERTSLFAAALDVDEVVAQLLASEGFGSLEEIAYVELDEIAFIEGFDDDTASELQSRAREHLEKRDRELDSERVKLGVEDGLLQVPNMTVSMMVALGKDDIKTVEDFAGCVADDLLGWTERKDGESKRFPGALESFDITREDADNMIMTARVQVGWVTEEDLAKPAEEEVETEEAEEQKDEV; encoded by the coding sequence ATGGCCGTTAGTGCAAACCGGTTGGAATTGTTGCAAATCGCAGATGCTGTGGCGCGTGAAAAAGTAATTGATCGTGAAATCGTCATTACTGCGATGGAAGATGCGATTCAAAAAGCGGCAAAGTCCCGCTATGGCGCCGAGACCAATATTAATGCGGAGATTGATCCTAAAACGGGCGAGATTCGTCTGCAGCGTCTGCTTGAGGTTGTCGATAATCTAGAAGATTCTACAACACAGATCGACATTGTGACTGCGCAACAGCAAAATCCGGCCGCAACGCTAGGTGATTTTATCGGCGAACCTCTTCCGCCGCTTGATTTTGGTCGTATTGCTGCGCAATCCGCCAAGCAGGTTATTGTTCAAAAAGTACGCGAAGCCGAGAGAGATCGTCAGTTTGATGAGTTCAAGGACCGTATTGGCGAAATCATCAATGGTACCGTCAAGCGTGTTGAATATGGCAATGTGATTGTTGACCTTGGTCGTGGCGAAGCGATTTTGCGCCGCGATGAACTTATTCCGCGTGAAGCATTCCGTTATGGCGACCGTGTTCGCGCTTATGTGCAGGATGTGCGTCGTGAACAGCGAGGCCCGCAAATCTTCTTGTCACGAAATGCACCAGAATTCATGACCAAGCTTTTTGCGCAAGAAGTACCAGAAATTTACGATGGTATTATTGAAATTCGCAATGTTGCTCGTGATCCAGGTTCCCGTGCCAAGATTGCCGTGATCTCGAACGATGGCTCTATTGATCCAGTTGGTGCTTGTGTGGGTATGCGTGGCTCACGTGTTCAGGCCGTTGTGAACGAGCTTCAAGGCGAGAAAATTGATATTATTCCATGGAACATGGATCAAGCGACATTCATCGTGAACGCATTGCAGCCGGCTCAGGTGAGCAAGGTTGTGATCGATGAAGATCAGAACCGTATTGAGGTGGTCGTACCAGATGAGCAATTGTCGTTGGCTATTGGTCGTCGCGGTCAAAATGTGCGTCTTGCCTCGCAATTGACAGGCTGGGATATTGATATTCTAACCGAGGAAGATGAAAGCGAACGTCGTCAGAAAGAATTTGCTGAACGTACATCTCTCTTTGCTGCGGCCCTTGATGTTGATGAAGTTGTTGCCCAGCTACTGGCTTCAGAAGGCTTTGGGTCTCTTGAAGAAATTGCTTATGTCGAGCTTGATGAAATTGCTTTTATTGAAGGTTTTGACGACGATACAGCATCTGAGCTACAATCTCGTGCCCGTGAACATCTTGAAAAGCGTGATCGCGAACTCGACAGTGAGCGTGTAAAACTTGGTGTTGAAGATGGGTTGTTACAAGTTCCTAATATGACGGTCTCTATGATGGTTGCGCTTGGTAAAGATGATATCAAGACTGTTGAGGACTTTGCGGGATGTGTTGCTGACGATCTTTTGGGTTGGACGGAACGCAAGGACGGGGAAAGCAAACGTTTTCCCGGTGCTCTCGAAAGCTTTGATATCACCCGCGAAGATGCCGATAATATGATTATGACCGCGCGTGTTCAGGTGGGTTGGGTAACTGAAGAAGATCTGGCTAAGCCTGCAGAAGAAGAAGTTGAGACAGAAGAGGCGGAAGAGCAAAAAGACGAGGTTTAA
- the rimP gene encoding ribosome maturation factor RimP codes for MEERIVKETGLDARIASIVEPVIEDLGFRLVRVRITGLNGMTVQIMAERTDGTIGIHECEEISKNIAPVLDAEDPISKAYHLEVSSPGIDRPLARASDFDRWSGHAAKMELTVPNDGRRRYRGTLLGTKEGSQGLQIGVEIPDAPADQEDKVWLPLDTIGEAKLIMTDKLMEEAESLLKPS; via the coding sequence ATGGAAGAACGCATCGTTAAAGAAACGGGTCTTGATGCCCGCATTGCCAGCATTGTTGAGCCGGTCATTGAAGACCTTGGCTTTCGGCTGGTGCGCGTGCGTATTACAGGCCTTAATGGTATGACGGTGCAAATCATGGCTGAACGAACTGATGGAACCATCGGTATTCATGAATGTGAAGAGATCAGTAAAAACATTGCTCCGGTGTTGGATGCAGAAGACCCAATTTCCAAAGCCTATCATTTGGAGGTTTCGTCACCAGGCATAGATAGGCCTTTGGCGCGGGCGAGTGATTTTGATCGTTGGTCTGGCCATGCTGCAAAAATGGAATTAACAGTACCTAATGATGGTCGGCGTCGTTATCGCGGGACTTTGCTTGGTACAAAAGAAGGATCGCAAGGTTTGCAAATAGGGGTTGAAATACCTGATGCACCTGCAGATCAAGAAGACAAGGTATGGCTACCGCTTGATACCATAGGTGAAGCCAAGTTGATTATGACAGATAAGTTGATGGAAGAAGCGGAAAGCCTGCTTAAACCGTCATAA